The window GCGAGCGTTTCCAGGCCTGGGACGCGCAGAGGGTGCGGGCGTGGGCAGATCGGGTCGGGCCGGCCACGGTGATCGTGATCCAGCGGATCTTCGAGTCCGTGCCGATCGTGGAACAGGGCCTGGATCCCGCGTTGGCGGTGCTACGGCTCTCTCGCCGCTTCTCCGTAGATCGGGTCGAGGCGGCCTGCGCACTCGCGCTGACGGGACGGGTCCGTTCACCGCGCTATGCGCATCTGCACCCGATCTTGGCCACCGGGCAGGACAAGGTCGCCGCCCTGCGTCCACCCCGCGAGGAACCCGCGGAAGACGGCGGATACGTCCGTGGCGCCGACTACTACGCCGGAGGTGTCCGGTGAGCGTGATCGATAACGACACGAAGCGGAAGCTGCGCGAGATGGGCGCGACCGCGCTGCTGGACGCGATCGATGCCCAGGATGAGGCTCACGTGCTGGGGATGTCGTTCCAGGAACGGCTCCAGCTGATCGTGGACGAGGCGCATTCCATCTTCAATCATGGAAAGGTCGAGGGTCTGATCCGCCGGGCGGGGCTGCGTTATCCCGGAGCGGACCTGCGGCGGCTGGATCTGGTCGAGGAACGGGGACTGAACCGGAACGTGATCGCGCAACTGGCAACCTGCTCCTTCATCCAGCGGCAACAGAACGTGGTCTTCCAGGGCTTCACCGGCTCAGGGAAGTCCTACCTCGGCTGCGCGCTGGCGAAGCAGGCCTGCCAGCACCGGCTCCGAGCCCACTACATCCGAATGCCCGACCTCGAAGAGGCCTGGGCCCTGGCAAAGGACAAGCCGCAGGGCCAGACGAAGTTCCTGCGGAAGTACTCCACGTTCTCGCTGCTGGTGATCGACGAGTGGCTGCTGGACCATCCTGACGAGGGAATGCGTTCGATGCTGCTGGAACTGCTCGAGCGCCGCTATGACACCGGCTCGACCGTGTTCTGCACCCAGTACCCGAAGAAGGACTGGCACGCCCGGCTCGGTGGAGCAGTCCACGCCGATGCGATCATGGACCGCATCGTGCACAACACAATCTGGATCGACACCGGCGACAGGAACATGCGAGAACACACCGCACTGCCCCAGTGACCCGATGCCGGCGGGAGCCAGTGGTCCCCACCGCGGCGGCTACTGGCCCCCGTCGGCACGATCGGCGGTCCCCAAGAGCAAGATTCGGTGGCTCCCACGACTACGAATACTCACCCGGCACCGGCCATTCCTCGTTCGACACCGTCGATGCCGCGGCCGATCACCTCATGGACGCCCATCAGCATCTGCGCCTGCTTGAGCCCCGGGACTTGCCGGGCGCCGGCGGTGCGCACCGCTTCACCGTCCGCCGTGATGGTGATGTCCGGTGCGGTGCTCCCGGTGGGCTGCAGCACCGGTGGCATCGGTGGCGGGGAGCTGGGGGAGCCGATCGGTCGGTGCATACCCGGATCCCACCAGGGGGAGCCGAACTCCCATTCCTTCGTCTTCTCCCGTAGCCGATCGAACAGCCCGATCGGATCAGGATGGATCATCGGCCCGAAGGGATTGCTCACCGCGGGACCGAACAACGGCCCAGGGGAGAGTGGAGCCCCCGGGCGCGGCACCGGGCCGGGTCCACCGGCCGACCTCGTGCCGCCGTCCGGGGCGCTGGCCTCCTCCTGCTCCTCGGCCTCGGCGCGGACCTGTTCCAGGTACCGGCCCAGCAGCCTGCCCGCCTCGTAGCCCGCGGTCAGCAGTGAGGCGAGGTCGGCTTGGAAGCGCTGGGCGTCCGGCCCGAACCAGGGCAGTGTCGGTCCCGCCGCGGCGAGATCGTCGAGCAGAGTGGTGAAGGCGGCGGTGTGCCCGGTGGCCAGATCCGCCCATCCCTCCATGTCATCGGTGGTGCATCCCCAGAATGTGTTCATGCCGTGAACCTAGGACGCAGCACAGCCCCGACACCGTGATGGGGCCGGGGCTGTGGACAACGGGGGGTTGGGGAGGAACTTCGGCGGAGGGTCTGCTCGACCACCGCCGGGGCCTCACACCACGATGTTGACCACCTTCGGTGCGCGCACGATCACCTTGCGCACCGTCTGCCCGTCGATCAGCTGCTGCACGCGCGGCTCGGCCATCACCAGGGCCTCCAGGTCCGCCTCGGAGATCTCCGGGTCCACCTCCACCTTGTGGCGCACCTTGCCCTTGATCTGGACCACGCAGGTGACGGCGTCCGCCTTCACCAGCTGCGGATCGGCCACCGGGTAGGACTCCCGGGCCAGGGACTGCTCGTGCCCCAGCCTCGACCACAGCTCCTCGGCGATGTGCGGCGCGAAGGGCGCCACCATCAGCACCAGCGGCTCCAGGGCCTCACGGGGCGAGGACCCGGTGCCGGCCAAGGCCTTGGTCAGGTGGTTCACCAGTTCGATCAGCTTGGAGATGGCGGTGTTGAACTGCATCTCGGCCATGTCGCGGGTGACCCCGTCGATGGTGCGGTGCACAGCCTGCTTGGTGGGCAGCGGCGCCTCGTCCTCGGAGACCAGCAGCGCGCCGGTCTCCTCGTCGACCACCAGTCGCCACAGGCGCTGCAGGAACCGCTGGGATCCCACCACCGCGCGGGTCTCCCAGGGGCGCGACAGGTCCAGCGGACCCATCGACATCTCGTACACACGCAGGGTGTCCGCCCCGTACTCGGCATACATGTCGTCCGGGGCCACCGAGTTCTTCAGCGACTTGCCCATCTTCCCGTACTCCTGGGTGACGGGCTCACCGTGGTAGGTGAAGGTGCCGTCGGCCTCCGCCACGACCTCCTCCGCCGGGACGTACACGCCGCGCGCGTCCGTGTAGGCGTAGGCCTGGATGTATCCCTGGTTGAACAGGCGGTGGAACGGCTCCTGGCTGGAGACGTCGCCGCGGTCGAACAGCACCTTGTGCCAGAACCGGGCGTACAGCAGGTGCAGCACTGCGTGCTCCACACCGCCCACGTACAGGTCCACGCCGCCCACGCCGCCCGGAGTGCGCGGGCCCAGCCAGTACTGCTCGTTGACCGGGTCCACCAGCTGCTCGGTGTCGGTGGGATCGATGTAGCGCAGCTCGTACCAGCTGGAGCCGGCCCAGTTGGGCATGGTGTTGGTCTCGCGGCGGTAGCGGCGCGGCCCCTCACCCAGGTCCAGCTCCACCTCCACCCAGTCCTCGGCCCGCGACAGCGGGGTCTGCGGCTCGGTGTCGGCATCGAGGGGATCGAAGGTGCGCGGGGAGAAGTCGGTGACCTCCGGCAGCTCGATCGGCAGCATCTGCGTGGGCAGGGCGATCGGCACCTCCGGCTGTTCCACGTCGTACACGATCGGGAACGGCTCGCCCCAGTAGCGCTGACGGGAGAACAGCCAGTCCCGCAGCCGGTACGTGGTGCGGGCGGTGCCGAAGCCCTTCTCGGTCACGTACTCGGTGGCGCGGGTCTTCGCCTCGTCCTTGTCCATGCCGTTGAGGTCCAGCTCGGCGTTGGCGGAGTTGATCTTCACCCCGTCGCCGGTCCAGGCGCCGCCGGGGAAGTCCTCGGGCGGCTGCACGGTGCGGATCACGGGCAGCTCGTAGGCGGTGGCGAAGTCGAAGTCGCGCTCGTCCTCCGCGGGGACCGCCATGATCGCGCCGGTGCCGTAACCCATCAGCACGTAGTCGGCGGTGAACACCGGCAGCTCCCGGCCGTCCATCGGGTTGATCGCGGTCAGGCCGGTGAACACACCGGTCTTGGCGCGGTCCTCCCCGGTGCGCTCCTCCTCACCGGTGGCAGCGGCCCGCGCCTGGTAGGCGGCGACCGCTTCGCGCGGCGAGGCGGCACCGTCGGTCCAGCTGGCCGGCACGTCCGACGGCCAGTCGGCGGGCAGGGCGTCCACGTCCGCCAGCAGCGGGTGCTCCGGGGAGAGCACGCAGAAGGTGGCGCCGAACAGGGTGTCGGCGCGAGTGGTGAACACCTCGAAGGTGGGGGAGGCGCCTTCGACCGGATCGGGGGTGCCGTTCGGATCGGGGGTGCCGGCCAGCCCCTGCACGGGGAAGGCGATCTGCGCGCCGTGGCTGCGGCCGATCCAGTTGCGCTGCATGGAGCGCACCGACTCCGGCCAGTCCATCCGGTCCAGGTCGTCGATCAGACGGTCCGCGTAGGCGGTGATGCGCATGTTCCACTGGCGCAGGCGGCGCTTGAACACCGGGAAGTTGCCGCGCTCCGAGCGGCCCTCGGCGGTGACCTCCTCGTTGGCCAGCACGGTGCCCAGTCCCGGGCACCAGTTCACCGAGGTGTCGGAGACATAGGCCAGGCGGAACGCGCCCACCAGCTCCTCCAGCTCCGCGTCGTCGGCTGCGCGCACCTCGTCCGCGGAGCGCCCGGCCCAACCCGCAGGCAGCTCGATGTTCAGCCGATCGGCCAGCGCGATCGGGTCGATGGCGCCGGAGTGCAGGCCATCCCGCAGCTCGGAGACAGGGCGAGCACGGCCCACGATCCCGTCGGCGTTCTCGGCGTCCGGGTCGTACCAGGAGTCGAAGATCCGCAGGAAGATCCACTGCGTCCACTTCATGAACTCCGGGTCCGTGGTGGCGAAGGAGCGGCGCGGGTCATGGGACAGGCCCAGGCGGTGCAGCTGCCGGCCCATGGTCGCCACGTTCTCCTCGGTGGTGATCCGGGGGTGCGTGCCGGTGGCGATGGCGTACTGCTCCGCGGGCAGGCCGAAGGCGTCGTACCCCATCGTGTACAGCACGTTCCTGCCCAGCATGCGGTGGTGGCGGGCCACCACGTCGGTGGCGATGTACCCCAGGGGGTGCCCCACGTGCAGTCCCTTGCCCGAGGGGTAGGGGAACATGTCCATGATGAAGGTCTTCTCCGGCAGATCCGCCGGCGGGGTGCCGTCCGAGAGCGGGCCGGTGGGGTTCACGGCGGCGAAGGTGCCCTCCGCGTCCCAGCGCTGCTGCCAGTGCTGCTCGATGCTGTCCGCCATGGCGGCGGTGTAGCGGTGCGGTGCCTCGGTCATGGTGATGCGTCCGTCCTTCAGCAAGTGGTCGACTCCTCCACCGGGAT is drawn from Brachybacterium muris and contains these coding sequences:
- a CDS encoding ATP-binding protein, with translation MSVIDNDTKRKLREMGATALLDAIDAQDEAHVLGMSFQERLQLIVDEAHSIFNHGKVEGLIRRAGLRYPGADLRRLDLVEERGLNRNVIAQLATCSFIQRQQNVVFQGFTGSGKSYLGCALAKQACQHRLRAHYIRMPDLEEAWALAKDKPQGQTKFLRKYSTFSLLVIDEWLLDHPDEGMRSMLLELLERRYDTGSTVFCTQYPKKDWHARLGGAVHADAIMDRIVHNTIWIDTGDRNMREHTALPQ
- the leuS gene encoding leucine--tRNA ligase is translated as MTEAPHRYTAAMADSIEQHWQQRWDAEGTFAAVNPTGPLSDGTPPADLPEKTFIMDMFPYPSGKGLHVGHPLGYIATDVVARHHRMLGRNVLYTMGYDAFGLPAEQYAIATGTHPRITTEENVATMGRQLHRLGLSHDPRRSFATTDPEFMKWTQWIFLRIFDSWYDPDAENADGIVGRARPVSELRDGLHSGAIDPIALADRLNIELPAGWAGRSADEVRAADDAELEELVGAFRLAYVSDTSVNWCPGLGTVLANEEVTAEGRSERGNFPVFKRRLRQWNMRITAYADRLIDDLDRMDWPESVRSMQRNWIGRSHGAQIAFPVQGLAGTPDPNGTPDPVEGASPTFEVFTTRADTLFGATFCVLSPEHPLLADVDALPADWPSDVPASWTDGAASPREAVAAYQARAAATGEEERTGEDRAKTGVFTGLTAINPMDGRELPVFTADYVLMGYGTGAIMAVPAEDERDFDFATAYELPVIRTVQPPEDFPGGAWTGDGVKINSANAELDLNGMDKDEAKTRATEYVTEKGFGTARTTYRLRDWLFSRQRYWGEPFPIVYDVEQPEVPIALPTQMLPIELPEVTDFSPRTFDPLDADTEPQTPLSRAEDWVEVELDLGEGPRRYRRETNTMPNWAGSSWYELRYIDPTDTEQLVDPVNEQYWLGPRTPGGVGGVDLYVGGVEHAVLHLLYARFWHKVLFDRGDVSSQEPFHRLFNQGYIQAYAYTDARGVYVPAEEVVAEADGTFTYHGEPVTQEYGKMGKSLKNSVAPDDMYAEYGADTLRVYEMSMGPLDLSRPWETRAVVGSQRFLQRLWRLVVDEETGALLVSEDEAPLPTKQAVHRTIDGVTRDMAEMQFNTAISKLIELVNHLTKALAGTGSSPREALEPLVLMVAPFAPHIAEELWSRLGHEQSLARESYPVADPQLVKADAVTCVVQIKGKVRHKVEVDPEISEADLEALVMAEPRVQQLIDGQTVRKVIVRAPKVVNIVV